A DNA window from Anastrepha obliqua isolate idAnaObli1 chromosome 5, idAnaObli1_1.0, whole genome shotgun sequence contains the following coding sequences:
- the LOC129248103 gene encoding voltage-dependent calcium channel subunit alpha-2/delta-3, producing MPKMLTCDKLMTHFTVIVTAFLLLHCIGFSPFTPQTLRAVEATPEDEAIGKWAMQFGDELWELAQRMTKSQEIKAKYKEYNARVELKNGTELIKSITVNVGRMFSRKMDAVRCIQQKAEAVNEEFEFNYTNAVETFKYYSSKFSMFEGKIAENLPKEIEIPSWKYLNFTLNPDTHFYNISVDTEHSSVHVPSNIYDGLYEVLKTIMWSEILDEVFRQNYQSDPALSWQYFGSDTGILRHYPGLQWQSLSNSEDADTYDCRKRSWYIETATCSKDIVILLDNSGSMSGFRNHVAKFTIRSILDTFSNNDFFTIYNYSATVSDIIPCFEGALVQATPENINVFNDAIEKIRPEGYANLSLAYEKAFQLLQKYYIRRRCNETSTCNQAIMVVTDGVAGNTTEIFEKYNWGNGENGTMNMNIRIFTYLLGKEVTKVREIQWMACLNRGYYSHVQTLDEVHEEVLKYVDVIATPLVLQNEEHPPTWTHSFTDRTYEPRENDTGTRLMIAVGVPAFDRSYRKENSTKRARLLGVAGTDVPVEDIDKLTLPYKLGVNGYSFVVSNNGYMLLHPDLRPISKSGELNPNYNSIDFTEVEHLYEDLQPREPGESILQLRNAMVQYESGEFKDISVKFHYDNMRRVSEEKQDYFFAPLPNTPFSLGIVLPSEYGKTWIKVGEEVLKNKHMKVNISDYFVGENWKVHPGWVFCKYHYLEGHEFKTPEEELRHFLAKMMQDDWKWSEQYEEDDSDHDDNDEINCGRITLDDDAYYCNKELVHLLIFDAKVTNSSYGQWKFANNEERNLIESFGATLRFVATMSGLTRWQFIYGEVEVENDREFGDYHTTAIDETWYKSAILQHHQERTESFVYMVKHASDPAEDSELMVTASHAIFPRDGGKEAPACVVGFQFSHARMMDRFFNITSVDNCHGCIKTCLSDEIECYVIDNNAYIVIAQNVNHTGKFFGEYQGDVMQAMVDKNFFQAINVYDYQALCREDMDDSSDAQSLLHPIRLFSLGWRWLVAQLFWQYARIKWWVDAAPFLEYSDEIDDDYEAVPDAFSRQPQKPKDISDDGKLLFEKKKPEPVYTPCDTGSTLYVLQPNSLEDINDYIKVPYSRPFYLKKIPNTNLLLVVVNVLMPSKGIRLSTEPQRLEYAKEFPCYKFNMSFYERRRLEECFTQHPEEEKYTYCGDAAALRLDIVNLLITIFIFLITRYLRT from the exons CATTGGCAAATGGGCGATGCAATTTGGCGATGAATTGTGGGAATTAGCGCAACGTATGACCAAATCGCAAGAGATTAAGGCC AAATACAAAGAATACAATGCTCGCGTGGAATTGAAAAATGGCACCGAACTCATCAAATCCATCACAGTGAACGTGGGGCGCATGTTTTCGCGTAAAATGGATGCGGTACGTTGCATTCAACAGAAAGCCGAGGCGGTCAACgaagaatttgaatttaattatacAAACGCAGTGGAAACGTTCAAGTACTACTCAAGCAAATTCTCGATGTTCGAGGGCAAAATAGCAGAGAATTTGCCGAAAGAGATTGAGATTCCTTCCTGGAAGTATTTGAATTTCACGCTAAATCCGGATACGCACTTTTATAATATATCTGTAGATACAGAGCATAGTTCCGTCCATGTACCGTCTAACATATATGATGGCC TCTACGAGGTGCTCAAGACAATTATGTGGTCTGAGATTCTGGATGAGGTCTTTCGGCAAAACTATCAATCAGATCCCGCATTGTCGTGGCAATATTTCGGTTCCGATACTGGCATACTTCGGCATTATCCCGGCTTACAATGGCAAAGTCTTAGCAACAGTGAGGATGCCGACACCTATGATTGCCGCAAACGTTCGTGGTATATTGAAACGGCCACCTGTTCCAAGGATATTGTTATACTATTGGACAATTCTGGTTCGATGAGCGGTTTCCGCAACCATGTTGCCAAATTCACTATACGCAGTATTTTGGACACTTTCtcgaataatgatttttttacgaTCTACAACTACTCCGCCACGGTATCTGATATAATACCATGTTTCGAAGGTGCGCTGGTACAGGCGACACCAGAGAACATCAACGTATTTAATGATGCCATAGAGAAGATACGCCCCGAAGGCTATGCGAATCTATCGCTGGCTTATGAGAAAGCCTTCCAGCTATTGCAAAAG TACTATATCCGACGTCGCTGCAACGAAACTTCCACTTGTAATCAGGCTATCATGGTCGTCACCGATGGCGTCGCTGGTAATACCAccgaaattttcgaaaaatacaaTTGGGGTAATGGCGAGAATGGCACCATGAATATGAACATACGAATTTTTACCTATTTGCTGGGGAAGGAGGTGACCAAAGTGCGTGAGATACAATGGATGGCCTGCCTAAATCGCGGCTACTATTCGCACGTACAAACATTGGATGAGGTGCATGAGGAAGTGCTGAAGTATGTTGATGTTATAGCCACGCCGCTAGTGCTGCAAAATGAAGAACACCCACCGACATGGACGCATTCTTTTACAGATCGAACG TACGAGCCACGTGAAAACGACACTGGTACACGTCTAATGATCGCCGTGGGCGTGCCTGCCTTCGATCGTTCCTACCGCAAAGAAAACTCTACGAAACGTGCACGTCTACTCGGGGTGGCAGGTACGGATGTGCCGGTGGAGGATATCGATAAACTGACGCTGCCTTACAAG TTGGGCGTAAATGGCTATTCATTTGTGGTCTCCAACAATGGTTACATGCTACTACATCCAGACTTGCGTCCGATTTCC AAATCCGGAGAACTCAATCCCAATTACAACAGCATAGATTTCACAGAAGTGGAACATCTTTACGAAGACTTGCAGCCACGTGAACCGGGCGAGTCCATACTTCAACTACGTAACGCCATGGTGCAATATGAATCTGGCGAATTCAAAGACATAAGCGTTAAGTTTCATTACGATAATATGCGTCGAGTATCCGAGGAGAAGCAGGACTACTTTTTTGCGCCTCTACCGAATACACCATTTTCGCTGGGTATTGTGTTACCTAGTGAGTATGGCAAAACATGGATTAAGGTGGGCGAGGAGGTGTTGAAGAACAAGCACATGAAGGTGAATATTTCGGACTATTTTGTGGGTGAAAACTGGAAGGTACATCCCGGTTG GGTTTTTTGCAAATACCATTACCTAGAAGGACATGAATTCAAAACACCTGAAGAAGAGTTACGTCACTTTCTTGCCAAGATGATGCAAGACGATTGGAAGTGGTCTGAGCAGTATGAGGAGGACGACTCAGATCATGATGACAACGATGAGA TAAATTGTGGCCGCATCACACTCGACGATGATGCCTACTATTGCAACAAGGAGCTGGTGCACCTGCTCATCTTCGACGCCAAAGTTACAAATTCCAGTTATGGCCAATGGAAATTCGCCAACAACGAGGAGCGCAATTTGATCGAGAGTTTTGGCGCCACACTACGCTTTGTCGCCACGATGAGCGGCTTGACTCGTTGGCAGTTTATTTACGGTGAGGTGGAAGTGGAAAATGATCGAGAATTCGGTGATTACCATACAACAGCCATTGATGAGACTTGGTACAAGAGCGCGATATTGCAACATCATCAAGAGCGCACCGAAAGTTTTGTTTACATGGTGAAGCATGCCAGTGATCCGGCTGAGGATAGCGAATTGATGGTGACCGCTTCGCATGCTATATTTCCACGTGATGGTGGTAAGGAGGCGCCCGCTTGTGTGGTCGGTTTTCAGTTCTCCCATGCGCGAATGATGGACCGTTTCTTCAATATAACTTCAGTAGATAAT TGCCATGGCTGCATAAAGACCTGTTTGAGCGATGAAATCGAGTGCTACGTCATAGACAATAATGCGTACATTGTGATCGCGCAAAACGTCAATCATACTGGCAAATTTTTTGGCGAATATCAAGGCGATGTTATGCAAGCAATGGTGGATAAGAACTTTTTCCAAGCCATTAATGTTTACGATTATCAAGCACTGTGCCGCGAGGATATGGACGATTCCAGTGATGCGCAATCGCTTTTGCAT cCAATTAGACTATTTAGCTTGGGCTGGCGTTGGTTGGTAGCACAGCTCTTCTGGCAGTATGCGCGCATCAAATGGTGGGTAGATGCAGCACCAT TCTTGGAGTACTCCGATGAAATCGACGATGATTATGAAGCCGTCCCTGATGCATTTTCGCGTCAGCCGCAGAAACCCAAAGATATCAGCGATGATGGCAAATTGTTATTTGAGAAGAAGAAACCCGAACCGGTGTATACACCTTGCGATACGGGTTCAACACTTTACGTTTTGCAGCCGAATTCACTCGAGGATATAAACGACTATATAAAAGTGCCATATTCACGTccgttttatttaaagaaaataccgAACACCAATCTTTTGTTGGTGGTGGTAAATGTTTTGATGCCATCGAAAGGTATACGCCTGAGCACAGAGCCGCAACGTCTAGAATATGCTAAGGAATTTCCATGCTACAAATTTAATATGAGCTTTTACGAGCGAAggcgtttagaggaatgctttaCGCAGCACCCAGAG gaggaaaaatatacatattgcGGCGACGCGGCAGCCCTGCGTTTGGAcattgtaaatttattgataaccatatttatatttttaataacgcGCTATTTACGCActtaa